GAGTGGGGTGTCCCGGTTCATGACGACCAGCGACTGTTCGAGTTCCTGATACTCGAAGGTGCCCAGGCCGGCCTGAGCTGGATCACGATCCTGAGGAAGCGGGAAGCCTACCGCCAGGCCTTTGCCGGGTTCGATCCCGAGCGGGTCGCGCGCTTTAATGCCCGCAAGGTGGAGCAGCTCCTACGAAACCCGGGCATCGTTCGAAACCGGCTCAAGGTTGAATCAGCGGTCAAGAACGCCCGGGCCTTCCTGCGGGTGCAGGACGAGCTCGGGAGCTTCGCCGCTTATCAATGGCGTTTCGTCGACGGGCGGCCGCGACAGAATCGCCCCCGAGAGCTCAAAGACATTCCAGCGAGGACGGACGAGTCCGACGCCTTCAGCAAGGACTTGAAACGCCGTGGCTTCGGATTCGTCGGTTCCACCATCATCTACGCGCACATGCAGGCCGTCGGCATGGTCAATGACCACGTCGTGGGCTGTTTCCGCCAGCGTGAGGTGGCGAGGATTGGGTGAGCCCTCACCCCAGGTGAGTGGGCACCGCCGAGGCACGGCGCCCGTCTCCTCGCGCCGCAATGCCTGCCCGCTCAATCGAGCGGCGCCAGACGACCGCCTTCGAGCCGGCAGCGAACGCCCATCAGCCTGAGCCGCATCCCCGGCGATGCGAGCGGGCGCGCGGCGTCTGCGTCCCGACGAGCCACGGTGCCGGCGAGTATCGTCCGGTTGGGCGGACGGGGCTCGAGCACCCGGACCTCGATCGCATCGAGATCGGGAAGAATTCGAAAGAGCCTCACGATCGCCGCATCGGTGTCGTGAAACGCCTGATCACGGAACAGCTCCGAGCGCCGGTCAACAGGCAGGCTCCCATCCCAGGGGTGGATGTCGCGGGTCCGCCATTCCACGCGTAGCTGCGCGGAGAAGTCGCACAGTACGAGCACGTCCTGGGACACGAAGCCGCGTGGGCTGAGGGAGAGCGCCTTCCTCACCAGGCGGCGGAGAGGGCTCGCCGCGACGTAGGCCATCAAGCCGCGGAGAGGGCGCGGAATCGCCATCCCGTCGAGCCGCCTCAGGATCCTCGGCGGATCGGTCATGTGGATCGGCGACAACAGCAACGCGCGTGCCGGTCCACCCCCGGGTGGAGTCGGCATCTGACCGCGGATGGATGCCGCGCCCGGCGACGATCGTCCGCACGACGCACCGGTCGTCGGCACGTGCTCGTGCCATGGGCACAGCTGCGCGTTCGCTGGGCGCCCTACACTTCCATCTGGCCGCCGATCTCGACGACCTGGTTCGGCGGAATCGCGAAGAACTCGGTCGGCGAGCGCGCATTGCGGGCGAGGAAGAGGAAGAGCGCCCGCCGCCAGCCCGGCAGCTCGGAGCGACCCGTCGACACGAAGGTCTCGCGGCCGAGGAAGTAGCTCGTGCGCCCGCCGAACGTCTCGAGCCCCTGCGCCGCCGCGCAGCGCATGACGTCGGGCACCCTCGGCGTCTCCATGAAGCCGTAGCGCGCGACGACGCGCCAGAAGCCGCGCCCGATCTGCCGGATCTCGACGCGCTCGCTCGTCGGCACGACCGGCGCGTCGGCGGTCTGGATGGTGAGGATCACCACCTGCTCGTGGAGCACCTGGTTGTGTTTCAGCTGGTGCAGGAGCGCCGGCGGCGTCCCGTCCGGGTCCTGGGTCATGAAGACGGCGGTGCCCTTCACCCGCCCCGGCGGGTCGAGCTTCAGGGTCGCGAGCAGCTCGTCGAAGGGCATGTGCAGCTTCGCGAGCTCGCGCGCCCGCCAGCTCGCGCCGAACCGCCACGTCGACATGACCGCGAAGACGCCGCCCGCCGCCAGCATCGGGAACCAGCCGCCGTGCAGGATCTTCGCCAGGTTGGCGGCGAAGAACGCGAGGTCGACCACGAGGAAGACGCCGACGAGACCCGCGGCGCGCCACACGGGCCAGCACCAGCAGCGACGCGCGACCGCATAGAACAGGACCGAGGTGATGCTCATCGTACCAGTGACCGCGATGCCGTATGCCGAGGCGAGATTCGAGGAGCTCTGCGCCACCACCACGAGCGCCGTGCAGGCGCACGCGAGGAGACCGTTCACGACCGGGATGTAGATCTGGCCCTCCGTCGTGGCCGACGTGTGCACGATTTTCATCCGTGGCACGAAGCCGAGCTGCACTGCCTGCTGGGTGAGCGAGAAGGCCCCCGAGATGAGCGCCTGCGACGCGACCACGGTCGCGACCGCCGCGATCACGACCATCGGCAGCACGAACCATCCCGGCACGAGGGCATAGAAGGGAGCCGCCACCGCGGCCCGGCATGGCCCGTCGAGCACGGCGTGGCACTTGTCGAGCAGGAACGCGCCCTGGCCGAAGTAGTTGAGGACCAGCGCGGGCATGACGACGCCGTACCACGCGAGCCGGATGGGCCTCGCGCCGAAGTGGCCCATGTCGGCGTAGAGTGCCTCGCCGCCGGTGATACACAGCACGACCGCGCCGAGGAGCAGGAAGCCGTCGAAGCCGTGGCCCGCGAGGAAGCGCACGGCGTGCAGCGGATTCACCGCCACGAGGACGGCCGGCTGTGCCGCGATCCACGGCACACCGACGGCCGCGATAGTGACGAACCACACCAGCGTGACCGGCCCGAAGAGCGCGCCCACCCGCGCCGTGCCGCGCCGCTGGACCAGGAACAGCGCGGCGAGGATCACGACCGTCGCCGGCACGACGTACTCCACGAGCCGGGGCGTGGCGACCTTGAGCCCCTCCATCGCGCTCAGGACCGAGATGGCCGGCGTGATGACACCGTCGCCGTAGAGGAGCGCCGCGCCGAAGAGCCCGACCGAGATGAGCGCTGGTGTGCGCCCGACCGCCGGTCCGAGCAGCGCCATGAGGGCGAGGATCCCGCCCTCGCCGCGATTGTGCGCCTGCATGATGAAGCTGAGGTACTTGAGCACGATCACGACCAGGAGCGACCACAGTACGAGCGAGAGGATGCCGAGCACGTTGGCGGGCATCGGCGGCAGCCCACGGTGCGGCGCGAAGCACTCCTTGATGGCGTAAAGCGGCGAGGTCCCGATGTCGCCGTACACGACCCCCAGCGCCGCGAGCGACAGGGCGGCGACCGGTGGTCGGTGTACGTACGCGTCGCTCGGCGCAGGGACGTCGGCGGCGAGCGGGTGAGCGGTGTCCATCCTGCAACCGGCTCAGTGCTCGACCCGTGACGGGCGCTCGGCGTGGACCGTCTGCGCCGTCACGACCACGGGGCCTCTTTCCTCATCGGAAGAAGCCGTCCTGACGGCAGAGGGACCGAACGCTCACCGTTCGGCCCCGCCGGGGCAGCTCCGAGCGACCAGGCGGCACGGGCATCTGCACCGCCCATCCCAGAGCGCCACGCCGAAGTCAACGCGTGCTCGGCTCCCGCCCACCGGGAAGACGGCCCCAGCCGCCACACGGGTCGCGGGACGATGACGGTCGTCCGCGACGACAATCGAAGGCGCGGGACCTCAGCGCGTCGCCAGCACCCTCAACACGAGCCACGCGTAGGCGACCGACGCCCCGATCATCACCGGCAGCACCGGGGCGCCCGCGATGCCGACCAGCACGATCGCCACGCACGCCGCCGCACCGAGCCTGAGCCTCATCCGTCGTCCCTTTCCCGCCGTCCGAGGAGCCAGAACGGCGCCCGGAAGCTCGGCCGCGGCGCCCGCCGCCGCTCGCGCGCCCGATCCTCCTTGAGCAGACCCTGCACGTAGGACCGCTCGGCCGGGCTCGACGCCACCTCGAGCGCGCGAGCCAGCTGCGGGCGCGCCTGCTCCGGGATGCCGAGCCGGAGGTAGAGTTCCCCCAGCGCACAGCGCGGTGCGAAGGCGCCGGGCTCGCGCGCGAGCGCGGCCTCCAGGTGCTCGAAGGCCTGCTCGACGCGGCGGATGCGGGCGTAGGCGACGGCGAGCATCGTATGCGCCCCGACATGGTTTGCGTCCAGCATCAGCGCCTGCTCGAGGAGATCGATCGCCTCCCGTAGATGCCCGCGCTCGAACGCGCGCTGGGCGCGCTCGAGCGCGGACGGGAGGTCGCGCACCAGCGGCGTCAGGATCGGCGCCACGGCCGCCGCCGCCTCACCGATCGAAAACACTCTTCCCCGCCTTGTAGGTCTGGAGCACCGCGAAGGCGACCAGGACGACCCCTCCGAAGATGATCGATGCGGCCATGTCTCACCCTCCGATCTCGATGGACCGACCCAGGCCCGGCGTCACGAGCTGGAACTCCGGATAGCCGAGCGCGCCCATCTCGGGCAGGTCGAGCCCCTCGAGTTCGACGTCGGCGCTGACGCGCTGCCCGACGAAGACGTCGATCAAGGCGTTGAAGACGTAGGAGAGGGTGAAGATCACCCCCACAAGCGTGCAGACGCCGATCAGCTGGGCCACGAACTGGCCGGGATCGCCGTAGAAGAGCCCGGTGACCGAGCCGTCGACGCCGTTCCAGCTCCCGCCGTAGTTGCTGGTCCCGTCGGCGAAGAGGCCGACGCAGAGGACACCGAAGAGCCCGCACGTCCCGTGCACCGAGGTCGCGCCGACCGGATCGTCGATCTTCATGACCCGCTCGAGGAACTCGACGCTCAGGCAGACGAGCACGCCGGCCGCGAAGCCGATGATCGTTGCGCCGACCGTGTTGACGAAGCCGCTCGGCGCCGTAATCGCCACCAGGCCGGCGAGGAGACCATTGCCGCTCATCGAGGCATCCGGCTTCCCGAAGCGGATCCACATGTACAGGAGCGCGCCGAAGGAGCCCGTGCAGCCCGCCAGCATGGTGTTGACCGCGATCGAGCCGATGCGGAGGCTGCCGTTGCCCGAGGCGCCGAGCGTGCTGCCCGGGTTGAAGCCAAACCAGCCGAAGGCGAGGATGAAGCAGCCGAGCAGCACCATGGTGATGTCGTGGCCGGGCATCGCGTTCGGCGAGCCGTCGCGGTTGTACTTCCCGATGCGCGGGCCGACGATCATGGCGACCGCGAGCGCCGTGAGACCGCCCACCGAGTGCACCACGCCCGACCCGGCGAAGTCGCAGTAGCCGTGCCCCAGCTTGAAGTTGACGCCGAGCTGCGAGAGCCAGCCGCCGCCCCACGCCCAGTTGCCGAAGAGCGGGTACGTGATCGCCCCCAGGAAGAAGGTCGAGATCGCGAAAGCCGCGAACTTCCAGCGCTCGGCCGCGGCACCGGTGACGATCGTCGTCGCGGTGTCCATGAACACCATCTGGAAGAGGAACAGCACCATGACGGCGACGTCGTAGGTGTCCCCCGAGAGGAAGAAGCCCCTGGTCCCGAACAGCCCCCAGTCCTTGCCGAAGAGCGAGAGCTTGAACTCGTTGTTGAGCGGGTTCATCCCTCCCAGGTTCGATATTCCCGCCGAGCCGCCCTGCTGGATGGCGAAGCCCATCACCCAGTAGGCGAAGAGGCCGAAGCCGTACACCATGAAATTCATCATCATGGTGTGATTGGCGTTCTTCGCCCGGCAGAGCCCCGTCTCGACCAGGGCGAAGCCGGCCTGCATGAACATCACCAGGAAGCCCGCGACCAGCGTCCACACGAAGTTGATCGCGATCCGATTCTGTCCGACCTGATTCACCACGTCGGCGAGGGTGAGCCCAGCCTTCGGGTCCGTCATGACGATGTCGGCGGCCGTCCCGGTGAGCGTGCCGCCCGGGTCGCCCTTGGCGAGGTCGTCGGCGCTGGGCGTGCTGATGCCCTTCAGGTCCGCGCTGGTGAGCGGAAGCGCAGGGGCCTCCTCGGCGGCGCCTGCGGGTGCCGCGAGCGCGACCAGTCCGAGGACGGCGAGCGCCACAGCGGTCCGCGGCGCGACGGCGAGCGATTTCCGTTCCTTCAGCATCAGCGCCCCCTTGCCTTCCAGACCGCGTTTTCGAGATGTGCGCCGTTCAGGGCGGCGATCCCGGCGAGCGACGTGGCAAGCCCCGCGAGAGACGCCGCCAGGCGCACCATCGTTGCCTCGCTCGCCACCAGCCCGCCGATCGCGACCATCCAGCCGCCGACGATCAGCGCGAGTCCAAGACCCTTCATGCTGCTCCTCCTAGAGGTTGTTCGCCGCGCGCGCCCCGAGGGACGCCGGCACTCGCTCCCGCGCCGCGCCGGCACGCCCGCTCGTTGCCGGCTCCTTGATGCTGCGGAAGCCCCCGAAGGCCGCCGCCAGCAGCGCGAAGCCCACGAGCGCCACGGGCCACCCGAGGGCGAACAGACCCGCGGGGCCGAGCGTGAAGCCCAAGATGAACATGAACAGATACCATCCCTGTGCCGAGGTCGCGCCCATGCCTTCTCCTTGTGCGTTTACAGGGCCGCGGATCCGCGCTCTCCCGTGCGGATGCGGACCACGTCTTCCACGGCCGTGATGAAGATCTTCCCATCCCCGATCCGCCCGGTGCGCGCTCCCTTGACGATCGCATCCACCGTCTCGGGAACCCGTTCATCCGGTACCAGCACGGTGAGTTGCACCTTGGGCAGGAAGTCGACCACGTACTCGGCACCGCGATAGAGCTCCGTGTGGCCCTTCTGCCGCCCGAATCCCTTGACTTCCTCTACCGTCATGCCGGTGATTCCGACCTTCGCCAGGACCTCCTTCACCTCATCGAGCTTGAACGGCTTGATGATCGCGTCGATCCGTTTCATCGTCCTCCTCTGGGCATCGGTTGTCGGAGCACGGACGACATGCCGGGCTCAGCGCGAAGTCAGCAACGGCGATGCCATCCAACCCGGGGTGGAGATGGTTTCCGCCCGCGGGTGGAGCGAGTCCCGGAGAGGGGCGGGTGCGCCACGGTGTCTGATCAAGGTGACGCCCAACGCGTAAGCGCGAAGCTGCGCGTTAATTGGGCAGCGGCGTGTGTGAACGGGGCGACGCCGCAAGGCGGCCGCGCTATCGGGCCTTCTCGTTGACCCCGATCAGGCCCAGTCGGATCGCGTACAGCGTCAGCCCGACCCGATCCCGGGCATCCAGCTTGTGGAAGACGTTGTTGAGGTGCGTCTTCACCGTGACCTCGCTGATCGACAGCCGCTGCGCAATCTCCGTATTGTGGAAGCCGAGAGCGACCAGCCGTACGATCTCACGCTCGCGCGAGGTGAGCGCCTGGGTGTCCGGCTCGGACATCTGGGCGGTGATTTCGCTTTGCAGGGCGGGCGGCAGCCAGACGTGCCCCTCCTTGACGGTCCGAAGGGCCTCCATCAACGTCTCGACGGCAAATCGCTTGAAGACGACGGCGCGCGCTCCAGCACGGATCGCCGCCAACGTCTCTCCCGAGTCCTGGCTGGCAGTGAGCACCACGACTCGGACGCGACGGGCAAAGCTCCCGACGTCCGCGAGCGCATTCCGATCCATCTGGAGGTCGAGCAGGAGGACGTCGCACGGGGACCTCGCGAGCGCCGGCACGACGTCCGACACGCGGTCGACCTCGGCAACGACCGACACCTCGGGGTGAAGGTTCGTCAGCATCGACTTGAGACCCTGCCGAAACAGCATGTGGTCGTCCGCGATGATGATCCGGAGCGAAGCCACCATCTCACGCCTCCCGGAGCTCGATCTCGACGTGCCCGCCCGACCGATCGGCCCCGCCGACCCGGACTTCGCCCCCGAGCTCGGCCGCGCGCGAGGCGATCGACCACGGCGGGACCGCCCCAGCCGGAAATCCGACTCCGTCGTCGTCGATCGTGATGAAGACCTTCCCGATGCTCGCGTCGACGCTGATCGCGGCGGAATTCGCGCCCGCATGGAGCGCGACGTTGCGGGCCCCCTCCAACATGACGTGAAGCGCGTGCTCGACCAGCAGCAGCGACCCGTTGAAGCGCGCCCGAACCGAGAAGCGGGTCCGATAATCGAAGGCGCGGGGCTTCGGCGCCGTCTCAAGGTCGAGCAGGGATCGGATGTACGTGCGAAGGTCGTCGTGCTCCCGGTTGACGCCCGCCTGGAGCTCCGTCAGCTCGGCAAGGGCCTGGTCGCCGGATCCCCGTCGCAGCAGCTCGCGACAGGTCGCGAGTCGCACGTTGACGCCGGCGAGGGCCTGCACGTACTCGTCGTGCAGCGATCGCGCGATACGCTCCCGTTGGCTCGCCGTCTCGAGCTGGCGCAGCCGCGCTTCGACGATCAGCCGCTGCTCGCCGAGATATCCGACCAGGTACCCGGTGATCGCGAGGTACGCCGGGCGCATGATGTAGAAGGTCATTCCCTCGGGGTGCGTGACGAGGATCAGGCTCAGGTACAGAGCCACGCTCACGGCCGTCACCCTCAGGGTGAGCCGCAGGCCGGCTCGGAACCCGGCGGCCAGCACCGCGAACGCGAAGAACACGTAGAAGGGGCTGTTCGCACCTTCGGTCACCAGGGCGATCGCCCCACCGAAGAGCACGTCGATCCACGTCGACACGGTGGCGACTCGCGTCGCGCTCACCAGCCGGCTGCGGAGCACCAGGCCAGTGGTAGCGCTGTAGACGAGGTGCGCGATCATGACGGCGAGCGCCCACGGGTCCAGCGTGAAGGGTCCCCCGGTGAGCGGCATCCAGCGCGTCAGCGTCGGACGCGTCGGGTCGATGTACACCGTCACGAACGCCGCCACCGACAGGATCACCCTACAATGAGCAATGATCCGCTCGACGTCCGCCGATCGATCTCCTTTCACTCGAACCTCCCGGGAGACGGCCGCCCCTTCGAGGGCCGACCGCGGATCGGCGTCATTCCGGCGCGAAGTGCAACCGGGCGGCCGCGGTCGAGACCGCCAGAACCGCGCGGGCAGCAGGGCGAGGGCAACCGTGCACCGCGCGCTTCACTCGCGCTGTGCATGCCGTGGGGCTGATGCAAGAGATCGACCAGCCGTCTCGGCTCGACATCACGTCGCCTCCTCGCTTCCCCGGGCCGCGCGGCTGCCCAAAGGACAAGCGCATGCGTAGCGAAAGGGCAACCGGTGGAGACGAGCGGCAGGTGGACCCTCGGTTGACTGGCGAAGGTCAGCCGACGTGTCCCGACGCGCGCGTGGGCGGCCCGATTCGTACACGACGCCGACGGCCCGGGCACGGTAGCAACTTCGGTAGCAGTTTTCACCGCGGGCCGCGCTCGAGAAACTCAGCGATCTTTTCGATCACCATCTTCGGCCTGGTCGCGCCGGCGGCGACGAACTTCGTCAGCAAGCTCGTGGTGCGGCCGTACCGCCTGATCTACCGGACGGCGGCGACGCCGTGTTCGTGCTGGCCCTCTTCGATGGCCGCCGCGAGTTGGAGAACGTGCTGCTCGACCGGCTGGTTCGGAGCCCCTGAGGCGCCGCGGGCGGTGGCGCCATTGGAGAGCGAGCTCCACCTGCGCGGCGGGATCTCGTCGGTCGCCGTCCCTTCCCGCCGGGTCGCATGCTGTCACTCCACGTACCCGAGCGCCTGCAGGCGCTGCTGCAGGTGGTAGCCGGCACAGATGCCCGAGATGCCGGCGCCGACGACCAGGACGTCCAGGTGTTCCGGCGTGACGCGTCACCTCTACCACGGAATACGCCACCGCTCGCAGCAGATGTCCCGGCGGCATGGTGCTTCCGGAGAGGTTTCTGTTAGGGTGTTCTCCGTGCGGAACGTCGGCGACGATCGACCGCGCGCGCGACGGACCTGGATGCTCGGCGTCGCAGCCGGCGGCGTGGCGGTGACGCTCGCGACGCTGGCGATCCGGGCGCCCGCGCTCCACGCGAAGGGCGGGGAGGCTCCCCGGGAAAGCGCATTCGCGACCACCGACACGGCGATTCCCGACGACACGGTCCTCTTGGAGCAGCTCACCAAAGCCATCGATCTGCGCCGTCGCGAGGACTTCGACCGGATGCTCGACGCGAGCGACCCGGGAGAGCTGGTCGAGCACGCCACGCTCTCGGACGCCGCGCTCGATCGTCACGTGATCGGCATCGACACGCTCTTCATCGTCGGCGACGAGCTGTTCGGATACCCATTCCGCCCGGAGAACGGTTGGGGCAGCGGCGGCACGGACCGGAGCGCGATCGGCTACACGCCTCGCTTGCGCCGTGTGCACCTGGGCGCGGCCGGAGGGCCCGACGCATTCGCATGCTTCAGCTGCCACTCGAAGGGCGGACCCGACGGCGCCGGGACGCAGACGCAGAACGCGTTCATGCGCGGCGACGGCGAGCGGACGCGCGCCGCCGATCAACGCAATCCCCCGCAGGTGCTCGGGCTCGGGCCGATCGCCTGTCTGGCGCGGGAGATGAGCGCCGAGCTGCGCGCCGAGACGGACGCCGCCCGCTCCCGAGCCAAGGCCGAAAAGCGTCCCGTCGAGCAGGCGTTGACCACGAAGGGCGTCTCGTTCGGCCGGATCACGGCCGAGCCCGACGGAACGCTCGACACCGGTGCGGTCGAAGGGATCGATCCCGATCTGACGGTTCGTCCGTTCGGATGGAAGGGCCATCAGGCCACGCTCCGCGACATCGCGGAGGAGTCGCTCCACATCCATCAGGGCCTCCTCTCGAACCGCATTCAGCTCGCGGTGCGCGATGGGACGCTCGACGCGGGCCCGTACGGAAGAGGTCCGTGGTACGACGTCGACGAGGACGGCGTCTCGCTCGAGATCCAGCCGAGCATGCTGACGACCGTCGTGGGGTATCTCGCGCAGCTCGAGGTGCCGACGATGCGCCCGCCACGCGATCCCGGCCTGCTCGACGCGTGGGCCGCCGGGCGAATCCGCTTCGACGAGATCGGCTGCGCCGGGTGTCACGTGCCGACCCTCGAGCTCGAGGAGACGAAGCTCGACGCGCGGCAGGACCCGGACCCGAATCGTCCCGCGTTCGTCATCGACGTCGCGAAGGACGGCGACGGTCCGAAGATCGAGCCCAAGTATGCCGGCCCGAAGACGCCCTACCTGGTGCATCTCTTCAGCGACTTGAAGCGCCACGACATGGGGGAGGCGCTGGCGACCCCGTCGGCGCAGGGGACGATTCCCGCGCGCGTGTTCCTCACCCGGCCGCTCTGGGGTCTCGCCGACACGGCGCCGTACCTGCACGACGGGCGCGCCCCGACCGTGCACGAGGCGATCGTGCTCCACGGCGGCGAGGCGACCGCGGCGCGAGACGCCTACCTGGCGCTCGACGACCAGGGGCGGGCGAGCGTGCGCGTCTTCCTGACCTCGCTCTCCCGCGAGCCGAAGCTCTTCGTCCCATGACGCCCCGACCCGCGACCCGCGCGGCGCTCCGGCTGGCGCTTCTTCTCGCGATCGCCGCGTGCGGCGGCTCGACGACGGAGCAGACGGCGAGCTGGCGCGCCGATTGCCCACCGCGCGGGCGACCCGCGCCGGTCAGCCTCGAAGCGGCGCGCGACGCGGAACGCGTGGCCGCCCGCCGGCACGAGCTCCGCCTGCGGGAGGCGGCGGCGCCGGGATACTTCCTGCGCGCGATGCACGCGGAGCTCGACGCGCGGCGCGTGGCCGCGGGGCGCGTCTGCCTCGACGAGCTGGCGGACCTGGGTCAGCTCCTGTTCGAGCACGAGTACGACTTCGCCGACGGCCTCGGCGGCGGCGATGCGGCCAAGGCGCCGGCGGGACCGTTCCGTCGCGTGCACGGCGGTCTCTTCGGCGGCCCGGAGACCATCTCCTGCCCGTCGTGCCACTGGATCGGCGGTCGGAACGGCGCCGGCGCGGAGACCGACGGCGTGTTCCTCGACGGCGACGGCGAGCGCACGGCGAGCGGCGACGAGCGGAACCCACCGGCGTTGGTCGGGCTCGGCGTCGTCCAGGCGCTGGCGCAGGAGATGAGCCGCGATCTGCAGCGCGAGCGGGCCGACCTCGTGCGTGACGCCGTGCACGCCGGCGCCGCGCGCGAGACACGGCTCACGAGCAAGGGCGTCGACTTCGGCGTCCTACGGGTCTCGGCCAAGGGCGAAGTCGACGCGTCGGGCATCCGCGGCGTCGACGACGATCTCGTGGTGAAGCCGTTCGGCTGGAAGGGCACGCTCGCCACCTTCACCGACTTCGCCGCCGAGGCGCTGCAGATCCACATGGGCATCCAGAGCGACGTCCTGCTCGCGAAGGCCTCGCGCGACGTCGTCGGCGCCGGGAGCGATCCGGCGGACCCCGACGGGGACGGCGTGCGGGGCGAGCTCGGTCGCGGACCCTTCGCCGCGTTGACCGCGCACCTGGCGCTGCTCGAGCTCCCCATCGTCGAGCCGTTGATCCAGGACCGGCAGATGACCGCGCCCGCGCAGGCGCTCCTGCCTCCGACGACGACGAGCTTCGCGTACCTGTTCCAGCGCGGCCGCCGCGAGTTCCACGAGCTCGGCTGCGCGGGCTGCCACCAGCCCATGATGGTTCTCGAAAGCCCGATCCTCACCGTCGAGGGGCTCCCGCCGATCGACCTCGCGCGGCAGATGCGCCGGCCGGGGCTGCGCTACGACGCGAGCCTCCACGGCTATCCGGTGTGGCTCTTCAGCGATCTCAAGCGCCACGACATGGGACAGGCCAATGCCGCGCAGCACGCGCAGCGCGGGGTCCCGCTCCGCGACTATCTCACGCCGCGACTGTGGGGCGTGGCCGATTCGGCGCCCTACTTGCACGACGGCCGCGCGCCGAGCTTCGACTATGCGATCGCCGGCCACGACGGCGAGGGTGCCGCCGCGCGCGCGGCGTTCCAGGCGCTCTCGCTCG
This DNA window, taken from Deltaproteobacteria bacterium, encodes the following:
- a CDS encoding P-II family nitrogen regulator; translation: MKRIDAIIKPFKLDEVKEVLAKVGITGMTVEEVKGFGRQKGHTELYRGAEYVVDFLPKVQLTVLVPDERVPETVDAIVKGARTGRIGDGKIFITAVEDVVRIRTGERGSAAL
- a CDS encoding tetratricopeptide repeat protein, whose protein sequence is MFSIGEAAAAVAPILTPLVRDLPSALERAQRAFERGHLREAIDLLEQALMLDANHVGAHTMLAVAYARIRRVEQAFEHLEAALAREPGAFAPRCALGELYLRLGIPEQARPQLARALEVASSPAERSYVQGLLKEDRARERRRAPRPSFRAPFWLLGRRERDDG
- a CDS encoding DNA-3-methyladenine glycosylase I, which codes for EWGVPVHDDQRLFEFLILEGAQAGLSWITILRKREAYRQAFAGFDPERVARFNARKVEQLLRNPGIVRNRLKVESAVKNARAFLRVQDELGSFAAYQWRFVDGRPRQNRPRELKDIPARTDESDAFSKDLKRRGFGFVGSTIIYAHMQAVGMVNDHVVGCFRQREVARIG
- a CDS encoding response regulator transcription factor; amino-acid sequence: MRARIPPRSASTRASGRSSSRSTTTESDFRLGRSRRGRSPRARPSSGAKSGSAGPIGRAGTSRSSSGRREMVASLRIIIADDHMLFRQGLKSMLTNLHPEVSVVAEVDRVSDVVPALARSPCDVLLLDLQMDRNALADVGSFARRVRVVVLTASQDSGETLAAIRAGARAVVFKRFAVETLMEALRTVKEGHVWLPPALQSEITAQMSEPDTQALTSREREIVRLVALGFHNTEIAQRLSISEVTVKTHLNNVFHKLDARDRVGLTLYAIRLGLIGVNEKAR
- a CDS encoding potassium transporter Kup yields the protein MDTAHPLAADVPAPSDAYVHRPPVAALSLAALGVVYGDIGTSPLYAIKECFAPHRGLPPMPANVLGILSLVLWSLLVVIVLKYLSFIMQAHNRGEGGILALMALLGPAVGRTPALISVGLFGAALLYGDGVITPAISVLSAMEGLKVATPRLVEYVVPATVVILAALFLVQRRGTARVGALFGPVTLVWFVTIAAVGVPWIAAQPAVLVAVNPLHAVRFLAGHGFDGFLLLGAVVLCITGGEALYADMGHFGARPIRLAWYGVVMPALVLNYFGQGAFLLDKCHAVLDGPCRAAVAAPFYALVPGWFVLPMVVIAAVATVVASQALISGAFSLTQQAVQLGFVPRMKIVHTSATTEGQIYIPVVNGLLACACTALVVVAQSSSNLASAYGIAVTGTMSITSVLFYAVARRCWCWPVWRAAGLVGVFLVVDLAFFAANLAKILHGGWFPMLAAGGVFAVMSTWRFGASWRARELAKLHMPFDELLATLKLDPPGRVKGTAVFMTQDPDGTPPALLHQLKHNQVLHEQVVILTIQTADAPVVPTSERVEIRQIGRGFWRVVARYGFMETPRVPDVMRCAAAQGLETFGGRTSYFLGRETFVSTGRSELPGWRRALFLFLARNARSPTEFFAIPPNQVVEIGGQMEV
- a CDS encoding ammonium transporter — encoded protein: MLKERKSLAVAPRTAVALAVLGLVALAAPAGAAEEAPALPLTSADLKGISTPSADDLAKGDPGGTLTGTAADIVMTDPKAGLTLADVVNQVGQNRIAINFVWTLVAGFLVMFMQAGFALVETGLCRAKNANHTMMMNFMVYGFGLFAYWVMGFAIQQGGSAGISNLGGMNPLNNEFKLSLFGKDWGLFGTRGFFLSGDTYDVAVMVLFLFQMVFMDTATTIVTGAAAERWKFAAFAISTFFLGAITYPLFGNWAWGGGWLSQLGVNFKLGHGYCDFAGSGVVHSVGGLTALAVAMIVGPRIGKYNRDGSPNAMPGHDITMVLLGCFILAFGWFGFNPGSTLGASGNGSLRIGSIAVNTMLAGCTGSFGALLYMWIRFGKPDASMSGNGLLAGLVAITAPSGFVNTVGATIIGFAAGVLVCLSVEFLERVMKIDDPVGATSVHGTCGLFGVLCVGLFADGTSNYGGSWNGVDGSVTGLFYGDPGQFVAQLIGVCTLVGVIFTLSYVFNALIDVFVGQRVSADVELEGLDLPEMGALGYPEFQLVTPGLGRSIEIGG